The Streptomyces sp. NBC_01197 genome window below encodes:
- a CDS encoding NAD(P)H-quinone oxidoreductase, with protein sequence MHAITIPEPGGPEALVWAEVPDPVPGEGEVLVEVVASAVNRADVLQRQGFYNPPPGASPYPGLECSGRITALGPGVSGWAVGDEVCALLSGGGYAERVAVPVGQLLPVPDGIDLVTAAGLPEVTCTVWSNVFMVAHLRPGEMLLVHGGSSGIGTMAIQLGKAVGARVAVTAGSPEKLARCAELGADVLINYREQDFVEEIRKATGGAGADVILDIVGAKYLDRNVEALATSGRLAVIGMQGGVKGELNLAVLLGKRGAVTATSLRARPLGEKAAIVAAVREHVWPLISGGRVRPVVDQVLPMALAAEGHRVLDSGVHVGKVLLQA encoded by the coding sequence ATGCATGCGATCACGATCCCCGAACCCGGCGGTCCCGAGGCGCTTGTCTGGGCCGAAGTGCCCGACCCCGTCCCCGGCGAGGGCGAAGTCCTCGTCGAGGTCGTGGCGTCCGCCGTCAACCGCGCCGATGTGCTGCAACGCCAGGGCTTCTACAACCCGCCCCCCGGGGCGTCGCCGTATCCCGGCCTGGAATGCTCCGGGCGGATCACCGCCCTCGGACCCGGGGTCTCCGGCTGGGCCGTCGGCGACGAGGTGTGTGCGCTGCTGAGCGGCGGCGGATACGCGGAGAGAGTCGCCGTACCGGTGGGGCAGCTGCTGCCGGTCCCGGACGGGATCGATCTCGTCACGGCGGCGGGGCTGCCGGAAGTCACGTGCACCGTCTGGTCCAACGTGTTCATGGTCGCCCATCTGCGCCCCGGCGAGATGCTGCTGGTGCACGGCGGGTCGAGCGGGATCGGCACGATGGCGATCCAGCTGGGCAAGGCGGTTGGGGCCCGGGTCGCCGTGACGGCGGGCAGCCCCGAGAAACTGGCCCGCTGTGCGGAGTTGGGCGCCGACGTACTGATCAACTACCGCGAGCAGGACTTCGTCGAGGAGATCCGGAAGGCGACCGGCGGTGCCGGGGCCGACGTCATCCTCGACATCGTCGGCGCGAAGTACCTGGACCGGAACGTGGAGGCGCTGGCGACCAGCGGGCGGCTCGCGGTGATCGGTATGCAGGGCGGTGTGAAGGGCGAGTTGAACCTCGCGGTACTGCTGGGGAAGCGGGGCGCCGTCACGGCCACGTCGTTGCGGGCACGGCCGCTGGGAGAGAAGGCGGCGATCGTCGCCGCGGTCCGTGAACATGTCTGGCCACTGATTTCCGGCGGCCGGGTGCGGCCCGTGGTGGACCAGGTGCTGCCGATGGCTCTCGCGGCGGAGGGGCACCGGGTGCTGGATTCCGGGGTGCACGTGGGGAAGGTCCTGCTGCAGGCGTAG
- a CDS encoding protein kinase domain-containing protein produces MSQDGAQGRYAGDSVAGGRYQLRDLLGEGGMASVYLAYDQALDRQVAIKTLHTELGREQSFRERFRREAQAVAKLSHTNIVSVFDTGEDTLGDALMPYIVMEYVEGQPLGSVLQADIEQHGAMPADKALKITADVLAALDTSHEMGLVHRDIKPGNVMMTKRNIVKVMDFGIARAMQSGVTSMTQTGMVVGTPQYLSPEQALGRGVDARSDLYSVGIMLFQLLTGRLPFDADSPLAIAYAHVQEEPVAPSSINRSITPPVDALVARALKKNPNERFPSAESMRDECLRVMTSGHTGAAPMVVGGAVPSSGAGVGSAVFPPVDSSMPQSGQVQTPYQPGTYGTPAPAPAYGYPQQGGYQTPPPQNGYQTPAAQPYAAQQYGGQTPPPYGVQPAAPSSPARQGGSGGARRTPLLVGAVVVALLAIGGVVAALHYSGSDNNNAGSSTGAGTTDSTDSSTSAKAGHKGPERDRTMETTECSDAQPGVTDPNKIELPDFTYKDILSVKACAQAAGWHITTKKEPSGQWGQDVVLDQYPLAKTDVSPKDLTITLGISTGDAN; encoded by the coding sequence ATGAGCCAGGACGGCGCGCAGGGGCGCTACGCGGGAGACTCGGTCGCCGGAGGGCGCTATCAGCTCCGTGACCTGCTCGGCGAGGGTGGTATGGCGTCGGTGTACCTGGCGTACGACCAGGCGCTGGACCGGCAGGTCGCCATCAAGACGCTCCACACGGAGCTGGGGCGCGAGCAGTCGTTCCGCGAGCGGTTCCGGCGTGAGGCGCAGGCGGTCGCCAAGCTGTCGCACACCAACATCGTCTCGGTCTTCGACACCGGCGAGGACACCCTCGGCGACGCCCTGATGCCGTACATCGTCATGGAGTACGTGGAGGGGCAGCCGCTCGGCTCCGTACTCCAGGCGGACATCGAGCAGCACGGCGCGATGCCGGCCGACAAGGCGCTGAAGATCACAGCCGATGTGCTGGCCGCGCTGGACACCAGCCATGAGATGGGCCTGGTCCACCGGGACATCAAGCCCGGCAACGTGATGATGACCAAGCGCAACATCGTGAAGGTCATGGACTTCGGCATCGCCCGCGCCATGCAGTCGGGCGTCACGTCGATGACGCAGACCGGCATGGTCGTGGGCACTCCGCAGTACCTCTCGCCCGAGCAGGCGCTGGGACGCGGGGTGGACGCGCGCTCCGACCTCTACTCGGTCGGCATCATGCTGTTCCAGCTGCTGACGGGCCGGCTGCCGTTCGACGCGGACTCACCGCTCGCGATCGCGTACGCGCATGTACAGGAGGAGCCGGTCGCTCCGTCCTCGATCAACCGCTCCATCACGCCGCCCGTCGACGCGCTGGTCGCCCGCGCGCTGAAGAAGAACCCGAACGAGCGGTTCCCGTCGGCCGAGTCCATGCGCGACGAGTGCCTGCGGGTCATGACGTCGGGGCACACCGGCGCCGCCCCGATGGTCGTCGGAGGCGCGGTGCCGAGCAGTGGCGCGGGCGTCGGCTCGGCGGTCTTCCCGCCGGTGGACTCCTCGATGCCGCAGAGCGGCCAGGTCCAGACGCCGTACCAGCCGGGCACGTACGGCACACCGGCCCCGGCGCCGGCGTACGGCTACCCGCAGCAGGGCGGCTACCAGACCCCGCCGCCGCAGAACGGCTACCAGACACCCGCCGCCCAGCCGTACGCCGCACAGCAGTACGGCGGGCAGACCCCGCCGCCGTACGGTGTGCAGCCGGCCGCTCCGTCCTCCCCGGCCCGGCAGGGCGGCTCCGGCGGCGCGCGGCGGACGCCGCTGCTCGTGGGCGCGGTCGTGGTGGCGCTGCTGGCGATCGGCGGGGTGGTGGCGGCGCTGCACTACAGCGGATCGGACAACAACAACGCGGGCAGCTCGACGGGCGCCGGCACCACGGACTCCACGGACTCCAGCACGTCGGCCAAGGCCGGACACAAGGGGCCCGAGCGGGACCGGACGATGGAGACCACGGAGTGCTCGGACGCGCAGCCCGGCGTCACGGACCCGAACAAGATCGAGCTGCCGGACTTCACCTACAAGGACATCCTGTCGGTGAAGGCGTGTGCCCAGGCGGCCGGCTGGCACATCACGACGAAGAAGGAGCCCAGCGGCCAGTGGGGCCAGGACGTCGTCCTCGACCAGTACCCGCTGGCGAAAACGGACGTCAGCCCCAAGGACCTCACCATCACGCTCGGGATCTCGACGGGCGACGCGAACTGA
- a CDS encoding bacterial proteasome activator family protein translates to MEMPRSERSEQPEEHPKVLIVGQDGMALGGGAAGDDESREVPVTEMVEQPAKVMRIGSMIKQLLEEVRAAPLDEASRVRLKDIHASSVKELEDGLAPELVEELERLSLPFTNEAIPSEAELRIAQAQLVGWLEGLFHGIQTALFAQQMAARAQLEQMRRALPPGAGGQEEEDADGGHGAIRSGPYL, encoded by the coding sequence ATGGAGATGCCGAGGAGTGAACGGTCGGAACAGCCGGAGGAGCACCCCAAGGTCCTCATCGTGGGACAGGACGGGATGGCGCTCGGCGGCGGGGCCGCCGGTGACGACGAGTCGCGCGAGGTCCCAGTGACAGAAATGGTGGAACAGCCCGCCAAGGTCATGCGCATCGGCAGCATGATCAAACAACTTCTGGAGGAGGTCAGGGCGGCCCCTCTCGACGAGGCGAGCCGGGTCCGGCTCAAGGACATCCACGCCTCGTCCGTAAAGGAGCTGGAGGACGGTCTGGCCCCTGAGCTGGTGGAGGAGCTGGAACGCCTCTCGCTGCCGTTCACCAACGAGGCCATCCCGTCGGAGGCGGAACTGCGCATCGCGCAGGCACAGTTGGTGGGCTGGCTGGAAGGTCTGTTCCATGGCATCCAGACGGCGCTGTTCGCGCAGCAGATGGCGGCGAGGGCCCAACTGGAACAGATGCGCCGGGCGCTTCCCCCGGGTGCGGGCGGCCAGGAGGAAGAGGACGCGGACGGCGGCCACGGAGCGATCCGCTCAGGCCCGTACCTCTGA
- a CDS encoding ABC transporter ATP-binding protein, with the protein MPAQSSAPPVLELRNLTRTHGTGIAEVHALRGVNLTVRAGELVAVMGPSGSGKSTLLTLAGGLDTATTGQVIVEGQDIATLTRKRLAALRRRSVGYVFQDYNLIPALTAAENIALPRELDGISVRKARKEAREALSGMKLAEVADRFPDEMSGGQQQRVAIARALVGDRRLVLADEPTGALDSETGEAVLALLRTRCDGGAAGVMVTHEPRYAAWADRVVFLRDGSVVDQTLSADADSLLAAEGAK; encoded by the coding sequence ATGCCCGCACAGTCCAGCGCACCACCCGTACTGGAACTCAGGAACCTCACCCGTACCCACGGCACCGGAATAGCCGAGGTGCACGCCCTCCGCGGTGTGAACCTCACCGTCCGGGCGGGTGAACTCGTCGCCGTCATGGGCCCGTCGGGCTCCGGCAAGTCCACCCTGCTCACGCTGGCCGGCGGCCTGGACACCGCGACCACCGGGCAGGTGATCGTCGAGGGCCAGGACATCGCCACCCTCACCCGCAAACGGCTCGCAGCCCTGCGCCGCCGCAGCGTCGGCTACGTCTTCCAGGACTACAACCTCATCCCCGCGCTCACCGCCGCCGAGAACATCGCCCTGCCCCGCGAGCTGGACGGCATATCCGTACGCAAGGCCCGCAAGGAGGCCAGGGAGGCGCTCAGCGGGATGAAGCTGGCCGAGGTCGCCGACCGCTTCCCGGACGAGATGTCCGGCGGCCAGCAGCAGCGCGTGGCCATCGCCCGCGCCCTGGTCGGCGACCGGCGGCTCGTACTCGCCGACGAACCGACCGGCGCCCTGGACTCCGAGACCGGCGAAGCGGTACTGGCCTTGCTGCGTACCCGCTGCGACGGGGGCGCCGCCGGGGTCATGGTCACCCACGAACCCCGGTACGCGGCCTGGGCCGACCGGGTGGTGTTCCTGCGGGACGGTTCGGTCGTCGACCAGACTCTCAGTGCGGACGCCGATTCGCTGCTCGCAGCCGAGGGCGCCAAGTGA
- a CDS encoding potassium channel family protein, protein MKLPGHDALDRQVGEKLVTRRVKLPRRVVERPLRQVGRRVLIALLVLAVTALIVWFDRDGYHDNADSKVDLLDSFYYATVTLSTTGYGDIVPYSDGARLTNILIVTPLRVLFLIILVGTTLEVLTERTREEWRLNRWRLRLRDHTVVIGFGTKGRSAMQTLCATGLKQEQIVVVDPNSKVIEAANAEGFAGVIGDATRSDVLLRAEVQRARQIVIATQRDDTAVLVTLTARQLNRGAKIVAAVREEENAPLLRQSGADAVITSASAAGRLLGLSVLSPSAGTVMEDLIQQGSGLDLVERPVIKDEVGRSVRDANDLVVTVKRGHRLIGYDDPEASPLQLTDRVIAIVRVSPKAAGAGAE, encoded by the coding sequence GTGAAACTGCCCGGCCATGATGCCCTCGACCGGCAGGTGGGGGAGAAGCTGGTCACCCGCCGGGTGAAACTGCCTCGTCGGGTGGTCGAGCGGCCCCTCCGGCAGGTCGGCAGGCGAGTGCTGATTGCGCTGCTGGTGCTGGCGGTGACGGCGCTCATCGTCTGGTTCGACCGCGATGGTTACCACGACAACGCCGACAGCAAGGTCGACCTGCTCGACTCCTTCTACTACGCCACGGTCACCCTCTCCACCACGGGTTACGGCGACATCGTCCCGTACAGCGACGGTGCCAGGCTCACCAACATCCTCATCGTCACGCCGCTGCGCGTGCTCTTCCTGATCATCCTGGTCGGCACCACTCTCGAAGTGCTCACCGAGCGCACCCGGGAGGAGTGGCGGCTGAACCGCTGGAGGCTCCGCTTGCGTGACCACACCGTCGTCATCGGATTCGGTACGAAAGGCCGCTCCGCGATGCAGACGCTGTGTGCGACCGGCCTGAAGCAGGAGCAGATCGTTGTCGTCGACCCCAACAGCAAGGTCATCGAGGCCGCCAACGCGGAGGGCTTCGCGGGCGTCATCGGCGATGCGACCCGCAGCGACGTACTGCTCCGCGCCGAGGTGCAGCGTGCCCGGCAGATCGTCATCGCCACCCAGCGCGACGACACCGCCGTACTGGTCACGCTGACCGCGCGGCAGCTCAACCGCGGGGCGAAGATCGTCGCCGCGGTGCGGGAGGAGGAGAACGCTCCGCTGCTGCGCCAGTCCGGGGCCGACGCGGTGATCACGAGCGCCAGTGCGGCGGGGCGGCTGCTCGGGCTCTCCGTACTCAGCCCGAGCGCGGGAACCGTGATGGAGGATCTGATCCAGCAGGGCAGCGGACTCGACCTGGTCGAACGGCCGGTCATAAAGGACGAGGTGGGGCGGAGCGTCCGGGACGCGAACGATCTGGTCGTCACTGTGAAGCGCGGTCACCGGCTGATCGGGTACGACGATCCCGAAGCCAGTCCGCTCCAGCTCACCGACCGGGTGATCGCGATTGTCCGGGTCTCCCCCAAGGCGGCCGGAGCCGGTGCGGAGTAG
- a CDS encoding molybdopterin molybdotransferase MoeA, which yields MTGQQDRDLDEALALVRREPPAVPPTAASENHHAESGNHSGQQPVQQTGNHSGQQPVQQTGDQAGQQTGTHSGQRPAAPEKHRAAAWADARACAARAGRAVPVSARRSPLDRALGLILAGPLTALTDLPSFDTSAMDGWAVSGPGPWRISDRDDVLAGHAGTGRLADGDAVRIATGARIPREATAVVRTEHARTDDRTGQLHARRQVVTGQDIRPRGQECRTGDQLLPTGGLVTPAVLGLAAAAGYDELPVLPRPRVEVLVLGDELLADGLPHDGLIRDALGPMIGPWLRTLGAEVLATRRLGDDADALRQAVAGSGADLVITTGGTAAGPVDHVHPILHKLGAELLVDSVAVRPGHPMLLARLADGRHLVGLPGNPLAAVSGLLTLADPLLRGLAGRAAREAYAMPVSEEVHGHPYDTRLVPVVHRTDEVVPLHFHGPAMLRGIAAADGLAVVPSGGARAGQLLEILDLPWAEECFT from the coding sequence ATGACCGGACAGCAGGACCGCGACCTCGACGAAGCGCTGGCGCTGGTCCGCAGGGAGCCACCGGCCGTGCCGCCGACCGCCGCATCGGAGAACCACCACGCCGAGAGCGGGAACCACTCCGGGCAGCAGCCCGTGCAGCAGACCGGGAACCACTCCGGGCAGCAGCCCGTGCAGCAGACCGGGGACCAGGCCGGACAGCAGACCGGGACGCACTCCGGGCAGCGGCCCGCCGCACCGGAGAAGCACCGCGCCGCGGCCTGGGCCGATGCCCGCGCCTGTGCGGCGAGGGCGGGACGTGCGGTGCCCGTCTCCGCGCGGCGGTCGCCACTGGACCGGGCGCTGGGTCTGATCCTCGCGGGACCGCTGACCGCGCTCACCGATCTGCCGTCCTTCGACACCTCGGCCATGGACGGCTGGGCGGTCTCCGGGCCGGGACCCTGGCGGATCAGCGACCGGGACGACGTCCTCGCCGGTCACGCCGGGACCGGGCGGCTCGCCGACGGAGATGCCGTACGGATCGCCACCGGCGCCCGGATCCCGCGCGAAGCGACCGCCGTCGTCCGCACCGAACACGCCCGGACGGATGACCGCACCGGACAACTGCACGCGCGGCGCCAAGTGGTCACCGGGCAGGACATCCGGCCCCGGGGGCAGGAGTGCCGCACCGGCGACCAGCTTCTGCCGACCGGGGGACTGGTGACCCCCGCGGTGCTCGGTCTGGCAGCCGCGGCAGGCTACGACGAGCTGCCGGTCCTCCCCCGCCCCCGGGTAGAAGTCCTGGTCCTCGGCGATGAGTTGCTGGCCGACGGGCTCCCGCACGACGGGCTGATCCGGGATGCTCTGGGACCGATGATCGGCCCCTGGCTGCGGACACTAGGCGCCGAGGTCCTGGCCACGCGGCGTCTCGGTGACGACGCCGATGCCCTCCGCCAAGCCGTAGCGGGCTCCGGGGCCGATCTGGTCATCACCACCGGGGGCACCGCCGCCGGGCCCGTCGACCATGTCCATCCCATCCTCCACAAGCTCGGTGCCGAGCTGCTGGTCGACAGCGTCGCCGTGCGCCCCGGCCATCCGATGCTGCTCGCCCGGCTGGCCGACGGACGCCATCTCGTCGGACTGCCCGGAAACCCGCTGGCCGCCGTATCCGGGCTGCTGACGCTCGCCGATCCGCTGCTGCGTGGGCTCGCCGGCCGCGCCGCCCGGGAGGCTTATGCCATGCCCGTGAGCGAAGAGGTGCACGGCCACCCGTATGACACCCGGCTCGTGCCAGTGGTGCACCGGACCGATGAGGTGGTCCCGCTGCATTTCCATGGGCCGGCGATGCTCCGCGGTATCGCTGCGGCGGACGGGCTCGCCGTCGTACCGTCCGGAGGCGCGCGAGCCGGCCAGCTGCTGGAGATCCTCGATCTCCCGTGGGCGGAGGAGTGTTTCACGTGA
- a CDS encoding PadR family transcriptional regulator produces MSIRHGLLALLERGPRYGSQLRTEFESRTGSTWPLNVGQVYTTLARLERDGMVVQDSEDGAGHALYAITDEGREELRSWYEAPVDRTSPARDELAIKLAMAVGAPGVDIRAVIQSQRHHTVKAMQDYTRLKAQALNTEPANRDEVAWLLVLEQLIFQAEAEARWLDHCESRLVRLAAAAQTEPAPATARKSRTKTRR; encoded by the coding sequence ATGTCGATCCGTCACGGGCTACTGGCCCTCCTGGAGCGTGGCCCCCGCTACGGCTCTCAGCTCCGTACCGAGTTCGAGTCCCGGACCGGTTCCACCTGGCCGCTCAACGTCGGGCAGGTCTACACGACGCTCGCGCGCCTGGAGCGCGACGGCATGGTGGTCCAGGACTCCGAGGACGGCGCGGGCCACGCGCTGTACGCCATCACCGACGAGGGCCGCGAGGAACTCCGCAGCTGGTACGAGGCCCCGGTCGACCGCACCAGCCCGGCCCGCGACGAGCTGGCCATCAAGCTGGCGATGGCCGTCGGGGCGCCCGGCGTGGACATCCGCGCGGTGATCCAGTCGCAGCGCCACCACACGGTGAAGGCGATGCAGGACTACACACGGCTGAAGGCGCAGGCTCTGAACACCGAACCGGCCAACCGCGACGAGGTCGCCTGGCTGCTCGTACTGGAACAGCTGATCTTCCAGGCGGAGGCCGAGGCGCGCTGGCTCGACCACTGCGAGTCCCGCCTGGTCCGCCTGGCGGCCGCGGCACAGACAGAGCCCGCCCCGGCCACAGCACGGAAATCCCGTACAAAGACCCGCCGCTGA
- a CDS encoding DUF6457 domain-containing protein, with product MTLYDAVVLAGGAAKRLGGADKPGLTVGGLTLLDRVLGACRGAGTTVVVGGRRETVRPVVWAREEPAGGGPLAALGAGVRGVSAGAVLVLSADLPFLGETTVPALLGALGSGPHEGVLLTDPGGRDQPLVAAYRTDALRRGLALLAAEHGSLAGLPLRLLTAGLDLARITADPLASFDCDTWQAVASARAHIREHGYVLDEWITAVKAELGIELDVDTGVLLDLARDAAHGVARPAAPLTTFLVGYAAAKAEQDGPEAVATAARKAAALANRWADEAGEAKGTDAG from the coding sequence ATGACCTTGTATGACGCCGTGGTGCTCGCCGGAGGGGCTGCCAAGCGGCTCGGTGGTGCCGACAAGCCCGGCCTCACCGTGGGAGGGCTGACGCTGCTCGACCGGGTGCTCGGGGCCTGTCGCGGGGCCGGGACCACCGTTGTCGTCGGGGGACGGCGGGAGACCGTACGACCCGTGGTCTGGGCCCGCGAGGAGCCTGCCGGTGGCGGGCCGCTGGCGGCGCTCGGAGCCGGGGTGCGCGGAGTGTCGGCCGGAGCCGTGCTCGTACTCTCCGCAGACCTGCCGTTTCTGGGGGAGACCACCGTGCCTGCGCTGCTCGGCGCCCTCGGATCGGGGCCTCACGAAGGGGTGTTGCTCACCGATCCCGGCGGCCGGGACCAGCCTCTCGTCGCCGCCTACCGCACCGACGCCCTGCGTCGCGGGCTCGCGCTGCTCGCCGCCGAGCACGGTTCGCTCGCCGGGCTGCCCCTGCGGCTGCTCACCGCCGGACTCGACCTGGCCCGGATCACCGCGGACCCCCTGGCCTCGTTCGACTGCGACACCTGGCAGGCCGTGGCGTCGGCGCGGGCCCACATCAGGGAGCATGGGTACGTGCTTGATGAATGGATCACCGCAGTCAAGGCCGAGCTGGGCATCGAGCTGGATGTCGACACCGGCGTCCTCCTGGACCTGGCCCGCGATGCCGCACACGGCGTGGCCAGGCCGGCCGCGCCGCTGACGACCTTTCTCGTCGGCTATGCCGCGGCGAAGGCGGAACAGGACGGGCCCGAGGCTGTCGCCACGGCCGCACGCAAGGCCGCCGCGCTCGCCAACCGGTGGGCCGACGAGGCCGGAGAGGCCAAGGGGACCGACGCCGGATGA
- a CDS encoding FtsX-like permease family protein, whose product MNVFTGWRAAFRIARRDALRAKGRSALVVAMIALPVLGVTAADITYRSSVPTRAEKLTSEMGAADALFSDAGMGGGPIEQMPAADSYQQADAEGNGTSGGKTGQGQAGQQTAPPDLKAVLPEGARAITRQTVLSTVTTKYGIKPTDVTELDTSDPLVSGMIKLVRGAYPKTDSDLVANDGFLKSAGLHVGSHTTVRGADKTFTITGAVEVPASLKDSFLYVRPGALIKPWQRAAAADHTITPPSPGRLSLFVKAAGASGVSWQDVLAANKHGVLVESRSVVLKPPPDAQVPMASHIGGTGSGHGLELTASLATVVAMAMLEIVLLAGPAFAVGARRSRRQLGLVGTCGGDRRHIRAVVLAGGAVLGGAGAVAGTAAGVALTVALRPVIEGWSGKRFGSLAIHPVDLVGIAAIGLVTGVLAALVPAVVAGRQPVVESLTGRRGVRRSSRVMPVLGTVAIVLGGAVAVVGGLKGRAVPVAAGSVVAELGVLACIPVIVGSLGRLGRFLPLAPRLALRDAARNRGRTAPAVAAVMAAVAGTVAVATYTASTRAEQAYNAHLSLPANVVAINADTYSEHADPARALELARGLARRDLPVRGTPATISRVWAGSDCDKFPNADADACGSFTMAKPKANICPLQAPGGKDLAARLSPAGHKRLMNSPKCKDAEYADDYFGNESEIVVGDSATLRVYAGLNDPAAARALAAGTPVLLNNAYAGPDGKVTLKAVHRYTAEDRANRERHPGKARTTVSHLTVYRAAAPYAATPGIRMIMPQTAADRLGLHTGPVSAVYRVAHRPTDAEKQRFDDGMSQAGNGAYLWQNEQPEGSDTTMLILALFSGVVTLGAAAITTGLAKADAEADLTTLSAIGAPPGVRRTLSGFQCAVVAGTGVLLGTAAGAMPAVAVRLTDLKRALDQMRAHPMDSAYTPIVLPWETIGILAVAVPVLAGLLAAGFTRSRLVLARRAG is encoded by the coding sequence GTGAACGTGTTCACAGGCTGGCGCGCTGCCTTCCGTATCGCTCGCAGGGACGCACTGCGCGCCAAGGGCCGCAGCGCCCTGGTTGTCGCCATGATCGCGCTGCCGGTGCTGGGGGTCACGGCGGCGGACATCACGTACCGCAGTTCGGTCCCGACGCGGGCGGAGAAGCTGACCTCCGAGATGGGCGCGGCCGACGCGCTGTTCAGCGATGCGGGCATGGGCGGCGGCCCGATCGAGCAGATGCCGGCGGCCGACTCGTACCAGCAGGCCGACGCGGAGGGCAACGGCACATCCGGCGGGAAGACCGGTCAAGGGCAAGCCGGACAGCAGACCGCACCGCCGGACCTGAAAGCCGTGCTCCCCGAGGGGGCGCGCGCCATCACCCGGCAGACCGTGCTGTCGACCGTCACCACCAAGTACGGCATCAAGCCCACTGACGTCACCGAACTGGACACCTCGGACCCGCTGGTCAGCGGGATGATCAAGCTGGTGCGCGGCGCGTACCCGAAGACGGACAGCGACCTCGTCGCCAACGACGGCTTCCTCAAGTCGGCCGGGCTGCACGTCGGTTCGCACACCACAGTCCGGGGCGCCGACAAGACCTTCACGATCACCGGCGCCGTAGAGGTGCCCGCCAGTCTGAAGGACAGCTTCCTGTACGTGCGGCCGGGCGCCCTCATCAAGCCCTGGCAGCGGGCGGCCGCCGCCGACCACACCATCACGCCGCCCAGCCCCGGCCGCCTGTCCCTGTTCGTCAAGGCCGCCGGAGCCTCGGGGGTGAGCTGGCAGGACGTCCTCGCGGCCAACAAGCACGGCGTACTGGTCGAGTCCCGCAGCGTCGTTCTCAAGCCGCCGCCGGACGCCCAGGTCCCGATGGCGTCCCACATCGGCGGCACGGGGTCCGGCCACGGGCTCGAACTGACCGCGTCGCTCGCCACCGTCGTCGCCATGGCGATGCTGGAGATCGTGCTGCTGGCGGGCCCGGCCTTCGCGGTCGGTGCGCGCCGCTCGCGGCGCCAGCTCGGTCTGGTCGGCACCTGCGGCGGCGACCGGCGGCACATCCGCGCCGTGGTCCTCGCCGGGGGAGCGGTGCTGGGCGGAGCGGGCGCGGTCGCCGGTACCGCCGCGGGTGTCGCCCTGACGGTCGCGCTGCGCCCGGTGATCGAGGGGTGGTCGGGCAAGCGGTTCGGCAGCCTCGCGATCCACCCCGTGGATCTGGTGGGTATCGCGGCGATCGGCCTGGTCACCGGCGTACTGGCGGCGCTGGTGCCGGCCGTCGTGGCGGGCCGGCAGCCGGTCGTCGAATCCCTCACGGGCCGGCGCGGAGTGCGCCGCTCCTCACGGGTGATGCCGGTGCTCGGGACCGTCGCCATCGTGCTCGGGGGCGCCGTGGCCGTCGTCGGCGGGCTCAAGGGCCGTGCGGTACCCGTCGCCGCCGGCTCGGTCGTCGCCGAACTGGGGGTACTCGCCTGCATCCCGGTGATCGTGGGCTCGCTCGGCCGGCTGGGCCGCTTCCTCCCGCTCGCCCCGCGGCTCGCCCTGCGCGACGCGGCCCGCAACCGGGGCCGTACGGCACCCGCCGTCGCGGCGGTGATGGCCGCGGTCGCGGGCACCGTCGCCGTCGCCACGTACACCGCGAGCACCCGGGCGGAGCAGGCGTACAACGCCCATCTCTCGCTGCCGGCCAACGTCGTCGCGATCAACGCCGACACCTATTCGGAGCACGCGGACCCGGCGAGGGCGCTGGAACTGGCCCGCGGGCTCGCCCGGCGCGATCTGCCGGTGCGGGGCACGCCCGCGACCATCAGCCGGGTGTGGGCGGGCAGCGACTGCGACAAGTTCCCCAATGCGGACGCCGACGCCTGCGGCTCGTTCACCATGGCCAAGCCGAAGGCCAACATCTGCCCGCTGCAGGCGCCCGGCGGCAAGGACCTGGCGGCCAGGCTCTCCCCGGCCGGGCACAAGCGGCTGATGAACTCGCCGAAGTGCAAGGACGCGGAGTATGCCGACGACTACTTCGGCAATGAGTCGGAGATCGTCGTCGGCGACAGCGCGACACTGCGTGTCTACGCCGGTCTGAACGACCCGGCCGCCGCCAGGGCGCTGGCCGCCGGCACCCCCGTACTGCTCAACAACGCGTACGCCGGGCCGGACGGCAAGGTCACCCTGAAAGCCGTCCACCGCTACACCGCCGAGGACAGGGCGAACCGCGAACGGCACCCCGGAAAGGCCAGGACGACCGTCAGTCACCTCACGGTCTACCGGGCTGCCGCCCCGTACGCGGCCACCCCCGGGATCCGCATGATCATGCCGCAGACCGCCGCCGACCGCCTCGGACTGCACACGGGCCCGGTCTCCGCCGTCTACCGGGTCGCGCACCGGCCGACCGACGCGGAGAAGCAGCGCTTCGACGACGGGATGTCACAGGCCGGAAACGGTGCCTACCTCTGGCAGAACGAGCAGCCGGAGGGCAGCGACACCACCATGCTGATCCTCGCGCTGTTCTCGGGTGTGGTGACGCTGGGCGCGGCCGCCATCACCACGGGCCTGGCGAAGGCCGACGCGGAGGCCGACCTGACGACCCTGAGCGCGATCGGCGCCCCGCCCGGCGTACGGCGCACGCTCAGCGGCTTCCAGTGCGCGGTGGTCGCGGGAACGGGCGTGCTGCTCGGGACCGCGGCGGGTGCGATGCCCGCGGTCGCGGTGCGGCTCACCGACCTCAAGCGGGCGCTGGACCAGATGCGGGCGCACCCGATGGACTCCGCGTACACACCGATCGTGCTGCCGTGGGAGACCATCGGCATCCTCGCCGTGGCGGTACCGGTCCTGGCCGGTCTGCTGGCTGCGGGCTTCACCCGGTCACGTCTGGTCCTGGCCCGGCGGGCAGGCTGA